The following are from one region of the Geothermobacter ehrlichii genome:
- the pgsA gene encoding CDP-diacylglycerol--glycerol-3-phosphate 3-phosphatidyltransferase, with the protein MNIRTGIFNLPNLLTMGRILAVPLVAWLLTYDSRAAGMWAASVFGLAAITDAFDGWLARKWQVVSVFGKFLDPLADKLLVMAVMIMLIPLGRVPAWMVLVILSREIIITGLRSIASSEGVVIDASPLGKYKTIFQMSALPGLMLHYDFYWFFGLPIELFHVDMHKVGMFFFVIALVLTVVSGLDYLVRFFSVISRK; encoded by the coding sequence GTGAATATCAGAACCGGAATCTTCAATCTGCCCAACCTGTTGACCATGGGGCGCATCCTCGCCGTTCCCCTGGTCGCCTGGCTGCTGACCTACGACAGCCGCGCTGCCGGCATGTGGGCGGCCAGCGTCTTCGGCCTGGCCGCCATAACCGACGCCTTCGACGGCTGGCTGGCACGCAAGTGGCAGGTCGTCAGCGTGTTCGGCAAGTTTCTCGACCCGCTGGCCGACAAGCTGCTGGTGATGGCGGTGATGATCATGCTCATCCCCCTGGGAAGGGTGCCCGCCTGGATGGTGCTGGTCATCCTGTCGCGCGAGATCATCATCACCGGCCTGCGCTCAATCGCGTCCTCAGAGGGTGTGGTCATCGACGCCAGCCCCCTGGGCAAGTACAAGACCATCTTCCAGATGAGCGCCCTGCCGGGGCTGATGCTGCACTACGACTTCTACTGGTTCTTCGGACTGCCGATAGAGCTCTTTCATGTCGACATGCACAAGGTCGGCATGTTTTTCTTCGTCATCGCCCTGGTGCTGACCGTCGTTTCCGGTCTCGACTACCTGGTGCGGTTTTTCAGCGTGATTTCAAGAAAATAG
- a CDS encoding lytic transglycosylase domain-containing protein: MKEIVRKCLPPACLVLGLALAVARPAPAEIYRQVRPDGSVVFTDTPLEGDWQLYFSRENSIYDIIDYFARLYGLDEALIRAVIKVESDFEPEAVSRKGAMGMMQLIPGTAAELDVVNPLDVVDNIRGGSRYLRRMLDMFDNDLDLALAAYNAGPSAVRRYGGIPPYPETQRYVRKVRHYFEIFRQQTEPTL, encoded by the coding sequence ATGAAAGAGATCGTCCGCAAATGCCTGCCGCCGGCATGCCTGGTCCTGGGCCTGGCTCTGGCGGTTGCCCGGCCGGCGCCGGCCGAAATCTACCGTCAGGTCAGACCCGACGGCTCCGTCGTCTTTACCGACACCCCGCTCGAGGGCGACTGGCAGCTCTATTTCAGCCGCGAAAACAGCATCTATGACATCATCGACTATTTCGCCCGGCTCTACGGCCTGGACGAGGCCCTGATTCGTGCGGTGATCAAGGTCGAGAGCGATTTCGAACCGGAAGCGGTCAGCCGCAAGGGGGCCATGGGCATGATGCAGCTGATTCCCGGAACTGCGGCCGAATTGGATGTTGTCAATCCGCTCGATGTCGTCGATAATATCCGTGGCGGAAGCCGTTACCTGCGGCGGATGCTCGACATGTTCGACAACGATCTCGACCTGGCCCTGGCCGCCTACAACGCCGGTCCGTCGGCGGTGCGCAGATACGGCGGCATCCCCCCGTATCCGGAAACGCAACGCTACGTCCGCAAGGTCAGGCATTACTTCGAAATCTTTCGCCAGCAGACAGAGCCGACATTGTGA